A window of the Thermococcus sp. M39 genome harbors these coding sequences:
- a CDS encoding type I restriction enzyme HsdR N-terminal domain-containing protein produces the protein MDKIENAVLDVLKKVNEHRGLYERNEEAVKQHLIGEIFQALGWEWDNPREVRPEERTEEGRADYALILDDRVVAFVEAKNLSVNVLKKDKPLRQLGRYCFNHGVKYGILTNGVAWVVIKAFEEGSRLEDRIILSVDIENEPLERVTLKLSLLSKGKIDKLERFATLLRALELSFDELKKEGISERKLIEFLTASKKRLLTLDKIRGDEFPRALYVYDDGWKMVPLIERSIKGVLLSLLLYLSEKSEGEEKAQIKKAYAYLKEIPIDTEKILRLLREIEKEKGIRIGIEL, from the coding sequence ATGGATAAAATAGAGAACGCTGTGCTCGATGTTCTCAAAAAAGTGAATGAGCACAGAGGGTTATATGAGAGGAATGAAGAGGCTGTAAAACAGCATTTAATTGGAGAGATATTTCAAGCCCTTGGCTGGGAGTGGGACAATCCAAGAGAAGTGCGTCCAGAGGAGAGGACTGAAGAGGGAAGAGCGGATTATGCATTAATCCTTGATGATAGGGTTGTTGCATTTGTTGAGGCTAAGAACTTAAGTGTCAATGTTCTTAAAAAGGACAAGCCATTGAGGCAGCTCGGGAGATATTGCTTCAATCATGGAGTCAAATATGGAATTCTGACGAATGGAGTAGCGTGGGTTGTCATTAAAGCTTTTGAGGAAGGTTCTCGCTTGGAGGATAGGATAATTTTAAGTGTTGACATAGAGAACGAGCCTCTTGAGAGAGTAACTCTTAAGCTGAGCCTTCTGTCCAAAGGCAAAATAGACAAACTCGAAAGATTTGCAACCCTTTTAAGAGCTTTAGAACTCAGCTTTGATGAGCTTAAAAAAGAGGGAATCAGTGAGAGAAAGCTGATAGAGTTTTTAACAGCCTCAAAGAAGAGGTTGCTTACGTTGGATAAAATAAGAGGAGACGAGTTTCCAAGGGCTCTCTATGTCTACGATGATGGTTGGAAAATGGTTCCGCTCATAGAGCGGAGCATTAAAGGCGTTTTGTTGTCCCTTCTTCTTTACCTCAGTGAGAAGAGTGAAGGAGAAGAAAAGGCTCAAATTAAAAAGGCTTATGCATATCTCAAAGAGATCCCAATTGATACGGAAAAGATTCTAAGGCTTCTGCGTGAGATAGAAAAGGAGAAAGGAATACGGATTGGAATTGAGCTTTAA
- a CDS encoding metallophosphoesterase — translation MIKIAHISDTHITQESAFKSYAYDLIVNEINRGDFDLVVHTGDVTNQGLKEEYEHASYLIRKIEKPLIVIPGNHDARNVGYELFEKYIGPLYGVYERDDLVIIWVDSTIPDLSDGRIGGYKFRWLKEKLEEYSHKKFKIVAAHHHLVPLPDTGRERNVLFNAGDVLDLLLRHEVNLYLCGHKHVPNVYSIEDLVVVNAGCTSCRKTRKGDVNSYNIIKLNGDGRIDVIIRRITGDELKKSYKSVKPKIFIPKGKHLLRIIQMSESNVSDRIYFRKRVLENAIRAINEKYKPDLVIHCGDIVDVGIERYYEMAAEYYAKLKAEKIIVPGHNDITYLGYDLFKEYFGEPEVKELGDFVFIPILTAQYETPIGAVGRIGQKILRSMLEEYKEKFTAVVMHHNLVPIPRSKELGFLEDAGNVLKILTEERTELVMTGHGGNAFGVRIERTPVINAGSISWELHRNPFGNSFNLIDIYEDMIVAFEIQATWGSRKLLGIWKIKTEVPWKN, via the coding sequence ATGATTAAGATAGCTCACATAAGCGATACTCACATAACCCAAGAGTCGGCATTTAAATCATATGCCTACGACTTAATAGTGAATGAGATAAACCGAGGAGATTTCGACTTAGTAGTCCATACGGGTGATGTAACAAATCAAGGCCTTAAAGAAGAGTACGAACATGCCAGCTATCTAATTAGGAAGATAGAAAAACCTCTCATAGTCATTCCCGGGAATCATGATGCTCGAAATGTCGGATATGAGCTGTTTGAGAAATACATTGGTCCTTTGTACGGAGTTTATGAACGAGATGACCTTGTAATAATCTGGGTTGATTCCACAATACCAGATTTAAGCGATGGAAGAATCGGTGGCTACAAGTTTCGCTGGCTGAAGGAAAAGTTGGAGGAGTATTCACATAAGAAGTTCAAAATCGTAGCCGCTCATCATCATCTTGTCCCTCTTCCAGATACAGGAAGAGAAAGGAACGTCTTATTCAATGCTGGGGATGTTTTAGATTTGCTGTTAAGGCATGAAGTTAATCTGTATCTCTGTGGGCACAAGCATGTTCCAAACGTTTACAGCATTGAGGATTTGGTTGTTGTGAATGCTGGCTGTACATCATGCAGAAAGACGAGGAAAGGCGACGTGAACAGCTATAACATAATCAAGCTCAATGGTGATGGTAGGATTGATGTGATTATAAGGAGAATAACCGGAGATGAGCTGAAAAAGAGCTATAAATCCGTGAAGCCTAAGATTTTCATTCCAAAAGGAAAGCATCTCTTGAGGATAATCCAGATGAGTGAGAGCAATGTTTCCGACAGGATCTACTTTAGAAAGCGAGTCCTTGAAAATGCAATAAGGGCAATAAACGAGAAGTATAAGCCTGATTTAGTAATACACTGCGGCGACATTGTGGATGTGGGAATTGAGAGGTACTACGAGATGGCAGCAGAGTACTATGCAAAGCTTAAGGCAGAAAAAATCATAGTTCCGGGCCATAATGACATAACGTATCTCGGATATGATTTGTTTAAAGAGTACTTTGGGGAGCCTGAGGTTAAGGAACTTGGAGACTTCGTCTTTATTCCCATACTAACTGCCCAATACGAGACTCCCATAGGTGCTGTTGGTAGAATTGGCCAGAAAATTCTGAGGTCAATGCTTGAAGAATACAAAGAGAAATTCACAGCTGTTGTAATGCACCATAACCTAGTGCCAATTCCAAGGAGCAAAGAATTGGGGTTTTTAGAGGATGCTGGCAATGTCTTAAAGATACTCACTGAAGAAAGAACAGAGCTTGTAATGACTGGACATGGGGGCAATGCATTTGGAGTTAGGATTGAAAGAACACCAGTAATTAACGCTGGTTCAATAAGTTGGGAACTGCATAGAAATCCCTTTGGAAATTCATTCAATTTAATTGACATCTATGAGGACATGATTGTTGCCTTTGAAATCCAAGCAACATGGGGCTCAAGAAAGTTGCTGGGAATTTGGAAAATCAAGACTGAGGTTCCTTGGAAGAATTAA
- a CDS encoding cyclic nucleotide-binding/CBS domain-containing protein, whose protein sequence is MEETAPVKVYMTKKLVGVSPEDTVQEACRIMVKFDIGSLVVVENDRVIGFFTKSDIIRRVIVPGLPYTTPVKEIMSRDLITTDANTPVREVLKIMAHHRIKKILIEEDGKIVGIFTLSDLLEATRRKLETSISME, encoded by the coding sequence ATGGAGGAGACTGCCCCAGTAAAGGTTTACATGACCAAGAAACTGGTAGGAGTTAGTCCAGAAGACACTGTTCAAGAAGCTTGCAGGATCATGGTAAAGTTTGACATTGGCTCTCTAGTTGTTGTTGAGAATGACAGGGTTATTGGCTTCTTTACAAAATCCGACATAATAAGAAGAGTTATTGTGCCGGGTTTACCCTACACCACCCCTGTAAAGGAGATAATGAGCCGAGATTTAATAACTACAGATGCTAACACTCCTGTGAGGGAAGTGCTCAAGATAATGGCACATCACAGAATCAAGAAAATCTTGATTGAAGAGGACGGAAAAATAGTTGGGATTTTCACATTAAGCGATTTACTTGAAGCTACAAGAAGAAAACTTGAAACATCGATATCAATGGAGTGA
- a CDS encoding 2,3-bisphosphoglycerate-independent phosphoglycerate mutase yields the protein MKWKPMETYRAFVFILDGVGDRPIPELGFRTPLEVAKKPNMDYIAMRGMTGLADMIEPGVRPGTDTGHLAIFGYEPYRYYPGRGPLEAVGAGVELKPGDVALRCNLATVEEKDGKLIVVDRRAGRIKGKDAEELVKALNEAIKEVEGIKVEFHPATAHRVALVLRGKGLSPKVSNSDPGTAKEGNPIKEVLPLEDSEEAERTASILNKIIKLSYEVLKDHPINKRRIKEGKLPANIILTRGAGMVPLDLKSFEEHFGVKGYVIAEEDTIIGLAKLLGMKAEVPEGATGDLESDVMAIGKRALEVYESTDADIIFVHIKGPDIAGHDANYLGKVKIIEKADEMIGYILKNTPEEKTVYAITADHSTPCSVRDHSGDPVPIAVKGPGCRVDKVKRYDEFSCAEGMLGRIRGVNLIPIVLDLMNRRLKFGE from the coding sequence ATGAAATGGAAACCTATGGAGACTTATAGGGCTTTTGTCTTCATCCTTGACGGAGTTGGAGATAGACCAATACCTGAATTGGGTTTCAGGACTCCCTTGGAAGTGGCAAAAAAGCCCAATATGGATTACATAGCAATGAGAGGAATGACAGGTCTAGCTGATATGATTGAGCCCGGAGTTAGACCAGGAACTGACACCGGACACCTTGCGATTTTTGGTTATGAGCCTTACAGGTATTATCCTGGAAGAGGACCTCTCGAAGCTGTCGGAGCGGGAGTTGAGCTTAAGCCCGGAGACGTGGCTTTGAGATGCAACTTAGCTACTGTTGAAGAGAAGGATGGAAAGCTGATAGTTGTGGACAGAAGAGCAGGCAGGATTAAAGGAAAAGACGCTGAAGAGCTCGTAAAGGCATTAAATGAAGCGATAAAAGAAGTTGAAGGTATTAAAGTTGAGTTCCACCCAGCAACTGCACATAGAGTTGCATTAGTTTTAAGAGGTAAGGGATTATCTCCAAAGGTCAGCAATTCTGATCCTGGAACGGCAAAGGAAGGGAATCCAATAAAAGAAGTTCTCCCCCTTGAAGATTCAGAAGAAGCAGAAAGAACAGCTAGCATTTTAAACAAGATTATAAAGCTCTCCTATGAAGTTCTAAAAGATCATCCGATTAATAAGAGGAGAATAAAGGAAGGCAAGTTGCCAGCTAACATAATTCTTACAAGAGGTGCTGGAATGGTTCCTCTCGATTTGAAATCATTTGAAGAGCACTTCGGTGTCAAAGGCTATGTGATAGCAGAGGAGGACACTATAATTGGTCTTGCGAAGCTCTTGGGAATGAAAGCAGAGGTTCCGGAAGGGGCAACAGGAGATTTGGAAAGTGACGTAATGGCCATTGGAAAGAGGGCACTTGAAGTTTATGAGAGCACAGATGCTGACATAATCTTTGTTCACATAAAAGGGCCAGATATAGCGGGTCACGACGCAAACTATCTTGGAAAGGTGAAGATAATAGAAAAGGCTGATGAGATGATAGGCTATATATTGAAGAACACACCAGAAGAAAAAACCGTGTATGCAATAACAGCAGATCATTCAACACCGTGCAGCGTTAGAGACCACAGCGGAGATCCCGTGCCCATTGCAGTAAAAGGACCTGGATGCAGAGTTGATAAGGTAAAGCGTTATGATGAGTTTAGCTGTGCAGAGGGTATGCTGGGAAGAATCAGAGGAGTCAATCTCATCCCCATAGTGCTAGATTTAATGAACAGAAGGCTAAAGTTTGGCGAGTAA
- a CDS encoding 2,3-diphosphoglycerate synthetase has translation MKQRALALIDGEHYIPVLKGALEYVKRAYPEYEVVAAVFLGGTEKIGTPEDVKKALPIPVVLGEGNPPIRTIVETAKKYNVDVALDMSDEPVVDYERRMLIGSALMAIGVRYEGADFVFNPIDFQDVAEYPSIKCIGLGKRVGKTAISTFTAITLKKMGFKPCVIKAARGGPEEPTPLFGEELELSPEFLLKVADSGKHAASDYYQEALLAGIITVGARRCGGGMVGKPFYSTEVEAVKLANTLPINFIIVEGSGTTVPAVLNDAVELVISATTPLSHITNFFGPYRVMISDLIVITMAEEYNRDKVEQIEKAVRELNPEAKISEVVLRPEPMGDIRGKKIVFTSTAKKDALEKTIVPYLEEKYGCEVVGYSPWLSNRPKLREDLEKYLPKAEMLVTELKAAAVDVATRMAVQRGLPVVYVNNVPVTVGGDIDLEEGIKELANKAVERFNERKGKKA, from the coding sequence ATGAAACAAAGGGCTTTGGCCTTGATAGATGGGGAGCACTACATACCTGTGCTTAAAGGAGCCTTGGAGTATGTAAAGAGGGCATACCCAGAATATGAAGTTGTTGCAGCGGTCTTTTTGGGAGGAACTGAGAAGATAGGGACACCAGAAGATGTTAAAAAAGCCCTTCCAATCCCAGTAGTTTTGGGAGAAGGAAACCCACCAATCAGGACGATAGTAGAGACTGCAAAGAAATACAACGTTGACGTTGCCTTGGATATGTCAGATGAGCCAGTAGTTGACTATGAGAGAAGAATGCTCATAGGTTCAGCCCTAATGGCCATAGGAGTTAGATATGAAGGCGCAGATTTTGTATTCAACCCAATAGACTTTCAGGACGTTGCAGAATACCCATCAATAAAGTGCATTGGGCTTGGCAAGAGAGTAGGTAAGACTGCTATATCAACTTTTACAGCCATAACACTCAAAAAGATGGGCTTTAAGCCTTGTGTTATAAAAGCGGCAAGAGGAGGTCCAGAAGAACCAACACCGCTCTTTGGAGAAGAACTTGAACTTTCCCCAGAGTTCCTCTTGAAGGTCGCTGACAGCGGAAAGCATGCAGCATCAGATTACTACCAAGAGGCTCTGCTTGCTGGCATTATAACAGTCGGAGCAAGGAGATGCGGAGGAGGAATGGTGGGCAAGCCGTTCTACTCAACAGAAGTCGAGGCTGTTAAGCTTGCAAATACACTACCAATTAATTTCATAATAGTTGAGGGAAGTGGAACAACAGTTCCAGCAGTACTCAACGATGCAGTTGAACTTGTCATAAGCGCAACAACACCATTAAGCCACATAACGAACTTCTTCGGGCCTTACAGAGTTATGATATCTGACCTCATTGTGATAACGATGGCTGAAGAGTACAACAGAGACAAAGTCGAGCAAATTGAAAAAGCTGTGAGAGAGCTTAACCCAGAGGCTAAAATCTCGGAAGTTGTCCTAAGACCAGAGCCAATGGGAGACATAAGGGGCAAGAAGATAGTGTTTACATCAACAGCAAAGAAAGACGCTTTGGAGAAGACAATAGTTCCATACTTGGAAGAGAAGTATGGCTGTGAGGTTGTTGGCTACTCACCATGGCTCAGCAACAGGCCAAAGCTCAGAGAGGACCTAGAGAAATACTTACCAAAGGCTGAAATGCTCGTTACAGAGCTTAAAGCTGCAGCTGTGGATGTTGCAACTAGAATGGCCGTCCAGAGAGGTCTTCCAGTAGTTTACGTGAACAACGTTCCAGTAACTGTAGGCGGTGACATTGATCTTGAAGAAGGCATTAAAGAGCTTGCAAACAAGGCAGTTGAGAGATTTAATGAAAGAAAGGGTAAGAAAGCCTGA
- a CDS encoding ABC transporter ATP-binding protein: protein MAGIRIINLVKKFGEVTAVDHINLDIKDGEFMTLLGPSGCGKTTTLRMIAGLEVPTDGEIYIGDKIVSSPSKGIFIPPEQRNIGMVFQNYAVWPHMTVFDNVAYPLKIRKLPKDEIEKKVMKALEMVRLKGFENRYPHQLSGGQQQRVALARALVMEPEVMLLDEPLSNLDAKLREEMRFEIKELQRKLGVTIVYVTHDQAEAMAMSDRIAVMDKGKIHQIGSPWEIYKRPADAFVAGFIGLANFLKFDDARIEESYAEVTLFGGKVKVRCAPPLKKEGELVFVVRPSEIDILGSPAENTVAGTVKRATFLGDIVDYLVDVEGEEIRVQTKATTVYKEGAVVYLKINHGVLVRLT, encoded by the coding sequence TTGGCTGGTATAAGGATTATCAATCTTGTTAAGAAGTTTGGTGAAGTCACTGCAGTTGACCACATAAACCTTGACATAAAAGACGGCGAATTCATGACTTTACTCGGTCCAAGTGGCTGTGGAAAGACCACAACGCTTAGAATGATTGCCGGTCTTGAAGTGCCCACTGATGGAGAGATTTACATTGGAGATAAAATAGTGTCCTCTCCATCCAAAGGCATTTTCATTCCACCAGAGCAGAGGAACATTGGAATGGTGTTCCAGAACTATGCAGTTTGGCCTCATATGACAGTGTTTGACAATGTGGCTTATCCTCTCAAGATTAGAAAACTCCCCAAGGATGAAATTGAAAAGAAAGTCATGAAAGCCTTAGAAATGGTTCGTTTAAAGGGCTTTGAAAATCGTTATCCTCACCAGCTCAGTGGAGGGCAGCAACAGAGAGTTGCACTAGCGAGAGCACTTGTAATGGAGCCAGAGGTCATGCTCCTTGATGAGCCGTTGAGCAATTTAGATGCAAAGCTCAGAGAAGAGATGCGTTTTGAGATAAAGGAGTTGCAGAGAAAGCTTGGAGTTACGATAGTTTATGTAACCCACGACCAAGCTGAAGCAATGGCAATGAGCGACAGGATAGCAGTAATGGATAAGGGAAAAATACACCAAATTGGCAGTCCTTGGGAAATCTACAAGAGACCAGCCGATGCCTTTGTTGCTGGATTCATAGGATTAGCTAACTTCTTGAAATTCGATGACGCAAGGATTGAAGAAAGCTACGCAGAAGTTACCCTCTTCGGCGGAAAGGTAAAAGTCAGATGCGCACCGCCATTGAAGAAAGAAGGAGAGCTCGTTTTTGTCGTCCGGCCTTCGGAGATAGACATTCTAGGAAGTCCAGCAGAAAACACAGTGGCTGGAACTGTGAAAAGAGCTACGTTCCTTGGAGATATAGTTGATTATCTTGTGGATGTTGAAGGGGAAGAAATTAGGGTTCAAACTAAAGCTACGACGGTTTACAAGGAGGGGGCTGTGGTTTATCTCAAAATTAACCACGGGGTTTTAGTTAGATTAACATGA
- a CDS encoding iron ABC transporter permease has product MERKMTFTQIMWVFSLVVLLITIAYPLFMLIYKSLFGEKGFGYAYKVIVSDPNTWVYALNTIKLAVIVTFFAILIGVPLAFFVVRTDLPGRKIVRFLAVLPFILPPYVSAIAWIQLGAPYVGYINRIWRALGNSGNLVNIYSFTGLVLVMTLKFYVYVFLTVAAALEQMDPSLEEAARMSGAHPFKVARDVTIPLVMPSIASGALLAFVATCANFGIPALIGDRAHYYVLTTRIYSTLSIPDLDKATAYSILLVIITGVALLIQKKSFGEKRYTTLTGKTVRPSVIALGKHKGLIALFVFIFLALTSVIPLFSLFFSAFLKNLYSPLTSLSSFTLNNFKFVLVQDETTTTALRTSIFSALLASTVVTLFGALLAYMIVKTNVKGRLFMDWLSSVPYALPGTVVGVAIILAFIKTPIFNTLWIIPFAYFVRYLSYGVRTTVGSLLQIDKTLEEASLMCGANWLTTMRNIVLPLIKPGLIAAWILVFMPTLSELTVSIIIYPPNHPTIGVATYNLMEEGQYTAAYALSAVVAVVVILAQLVVSRITGKMGARGL; this is encoded by the coding sequence ATGGAGAGAAAAATGACATTCACCCAAATCATGTGGGTGTTCTCTCTTGTTGTCCTTCTCATAACAATAGCATATCCTCTCTTCATGCTCATTTATAAGAGTCTTTTTGGTGAGAAAGGATTTGGATATGCATATAAAGTCATAGTTTCTGATCCTAATACCTGGGTTTATGCTCTTAACACGATAAAACTTGCTGTTATTGTGACATTTTTCGCAATCTTAATAGGTGTCCCACTGGCATTTTTTGTTGTCAGAACAGACTTACCCGGAAGAAAAATTGTAAGGTTTTTGGCAGTTTTACCCTTCATCTTACCACCCTATGTTAGCGCCATAGCTTGGATTCAGCTTGGTGCTCCTTATGTGGGATATATAAACAGAATATGGAGGGCTTTAGGAAACAGCGGAAATTTGGTTAACATATACTCCTTTACGGGCTTAGTTTTGGTAATGACGCTAAAGTTTTACGTTTATGTGTTCCTCACAGTTGCGGCGGCCCTTGAGCAAATGGATCCATCCCTTGAAGAAGCAGCAAGAATGAGCGGTGCTCATCCCTTCAAAGTTGCAAGAGACGTAACGATACCCCTCGTAATGCCGAGCATAGCATCTGGTGCTTTATTAGCGTTCGTGGCAACTTGTGCAAACTTCGGAATTCCTGCGTTAATAGGTGACAGGGCCCATTACTATGTGCTCACAACAAGAATCTATAGTACTCTCTCAATTCCAGACTTGGACAAGGCAACTGCATATTCAATCCTTTTGGTAATAATAACGGGTGTTGCTCTCTTAATTCAGAAGAAGTCGTTTGGAGAGAAAAGATACACGACCTTAACAGGAAAAACAGTGAGACCTTCAGTAATTGCCCTTGGCAAGCACAAAGGTTTGATAGCCCTATTTGTCTTCATCTTCCTAGCCTTAACTTCAGTGATACCATTATTCTCGCTCTTTTTCAGCGCATTTCTAAAGAACCTCTACTCACCTCTAACGAGCTTATCTTCATTCACACTCAACAACTTCAAGTTCGTCCTTGTCCAAGATGAGACAACAACCACCGCATTAAGGACAAGTATCTTTTCAGCCTTGCTGGCATCTACAGTGGTAACGTTGTTTGGTGCTTTATTAGCTTACATGATAGTGAAGACAAACGTTAAAGGCAGACTCTTTATGGATTGGCTATCCTCAGTTCCCTATGCTCTGCCAGGAACAGTCGTCGGTGTTGCAATAATCTTGGCTTTCATCAAAACCCCCATCTTCAACACTCTTTGGATAATCCCATTTGCATACTTTGTAAGGTATCTCTCTTATGGTGTCAGAACAACTGTTGGTTCACTCCTTCAGATAGACAAAACGCTAGAAGAAGCTTCGCTCATGTGTGGGGCAAACTGGCTCACCACAATGAGAAACATAGTTCTGCCCCTCATAAAACCAGGACTTATTGCGGCATGGATTTTGGTTTTCATGCCCACTTTAAGTGAGCTAACTGTCTCAATTATCATATATCCTCCAAACCATCCAACAATTGGTGTTGCAACATATAATTTGATGGAGGAAGGGCAGTACACAGCTGCTTATGCCCTTTCGGCTGTTGTTGCCGTTGTTGTTATCCTTGCTCAGCTCGTTGTTAGTAGAATAACCGGAAAAATGGGAGCTAGGGGGTTGTGA
- a CDS encoding ABC transporter substrate-binding protein, with protein MKKLFVALLIFVLAFSVVGSGCVEKKETSTTTATSTPSETTSSPASTQTATAKEISGTIHFYTSIPKDIAVKIAEEFQKKYPNVKVEVYRSGASKVMAKLDAEIEAGKIIADVVWLADPGNTIYLKKKGVLMKYTPKDADKVPAFAKDPEGYWIAGRFIAPVIAYNTEIVKNPPKKWSDLTDPNYRASLPSPWNTAEGWVAIPNPLYSGAATAWVYGLSEKYGWDYFKKAKEMGIVVLKSNGAVKSAVIEGQDPIGVTLDYMVRQAIADGAPINYVYPEDGTVLIPSPIAILKTTENPDAAKAFVDFLLSKEVQELLVQYGLIPARTDVAPPQGTPGISEIPQIQIDWEKLSAQLEDVRNKFSEIMLG; from the coding sequence ATGAAAAAGTTATTCGTGGCCTTGTTAATTTTTGTCCTTGCCTTTAGTGTAGTGGGAAGTGGCTGTGTAGAGAAGAAAGAAACATCAACAACCACAGCAACCTCAACTCCCTCAGAGACAACATCTTCTCCAGCATCAACTCAAACTGCCACTGCTAAAGAAATCAGCGGAACAATTCACTTCTACACCTCAATTCCAAAAGATATTGCCGTTAAAATCGCAGAAGAGTTCCAGAAAAAGTATCCCAATGTTAAGGTTGAAGTCTACAGAAGCGGTGCATCAAAAGTTATGGCAAAGCTCGATGCTGAAATCGAAGCTGGAAAGATAATAGCCGATGTAGTTTGGCTTGCAGACCCAGGAAATACAATATACCTCAAGAAAAAAGGAGTCCTTATGAAATACACACCTAAAGACGCTGATAAAGTCCCTGCATTCGCCAAGGATCCCGAAGGATACTGGATAGCCGGAAGGTTCATTGCACCGGTCATTGCTTACAACACAGAGATTGTAAAGAACCCACCAAAGAAGTGGAGCGACTTAACCGATCCCAACTACAGGGCATCACTTCCAAGTCCATGGAACACAGCTGAGGGATGGGTCGCAATTCCAAATCCACTCTACTCAGGTGCAGCTACAGCATGGGTCTATGGTCTCTCAGAGAAATATGGCTGGGATTACTTCAAGAAGGCAAAGGAGATGGGCATTGTTGTTCTCAAGAGCAATGGAGCTGTTAAAAGTGCAGTAATTGAAGGACAGGACCCAATTGGGGTTACACTTGACTATATGGTAAGGCAAGCAATTGCCGATGGGGCACCTATAAACTACGTTTATCCTGAAGATGGAACAGTACTAATTCCAAGCCCAATTGCAATTCTAAAGACAACAGAAAACCCAGATGCTGCTAAAGCCTTCGTGGACTTCTTGCTCTCAAAGGAAGTCCAAGAGCTACTTGTTCAATATGGACTTATCCCTGCAAGGACAGATGTTGCCCCACCACAGGGAACTCCAGGCATAAGTGAAATACCACAAATTCAAATTGATTGGGAAAAGCTTTCAGCTCAGCTTGAAGATGTCAGAAACAAGTTCTCTGAGATAATGTTGGGCTGA
- a CDS encoding BadF/BadG/BcrA/BcrD ATPase family protein, giving the protein MLFLGIDCGGTKTKAVLIDENGLVLGEGKSGPGNPNSSPLAVVKQSIKNAVLQALSRHYREEVKAVCISAAGTLGGNSKLFEEIISEIFPSAKVIVKGDYEVAHVACFNFKPGIVFIAGTGSIAYGINEKGESVRVGGWGHLVGDEGSGYWVGREGIVKALRAYDGRGENTLLTAYVLEYFSANTTDDIIRAIYSSKNPKALIGGFAPYVVKAAKEGDSAAYSILRNASKEIALAYSAATKRLGLEDVRNKLAITGGFYFGAKELLKPLIENELKETFGYEITLKEPFISEAEAAAIIALKTMQER; this is encoded by the coding sequence ATGCTTTTCCTCGGAATTGACTGTGGAGGTACAAAAACTAAAGCAGTGCTCATAGATGAAAATGGGCTTGTGCTGGGAGAAGGAAAAAGCGGACCTGGAAATCCAAATTCTTCTCCACTCGCTGTAGTCAAACAATCAATTAAAAATGCAGTTCTCCAAGCTCTATCACGACACTATAGAGAAGAAGTCAAAGCCGTATGCATCTCGGCAGCAGGCACGCTTGGCGGAAACTCTAAGCTCTTTGAAGAGATTATTTCAGAAATCTTTCCAAGTGCAAAAGTTATTGTAAAAGGAGATTATGAAGTTGCCCATGTTGCATGTTTTAATTTTAAACCAGGAATAGTTTTCATAGCGGGCACTGGGTCAATAGCTTATGGGATAAATGAAAAAGGAGAAAGCGTAAGAGTTGGAGGATGGGGTCATTTAGTTGGGGATGAGGGAAGCGGTTATTGGGTTGGGAGAGAAGGCATAGTAAAAGCATTAAGAGCTTATGATGGAAGGGGAGAAAATACACTACTCACTGCCTATGTTCTGGAGTATTTTAGTGCTAACACTACCGATGATATCATACGTGCCATATATTCCTCTAAAAATCCCAAAGCATTGATTGGAGGCTTTGCTCCTTATGTCGTTAAAGCTGCAAAAGAGGGAGATAGTGCAGCATATTCTATTTTAAGAAATGCAAGCAAGGAGATAGCCCTAGCATATAGTGCTGCAACAAAAAGACTGGGATTAGAAGATGTAAGAAACAAGCTTGCTATAACTGGGGGGTTTTATTTTGGAGCTAAAGAGCTCCTTAAACCGCTAATAGAAAATGAACTGAAAGAAACATTTGGATATGAAATCACTCTCAAAGAACCTTTTATAAGCGAAGCAGAAGCGGCGGCAATTATTGCTTTAAAAACAATGCAAGAACGATAG